The following proteins are co-located in the Solanum pennellii chromosome 1, SPENNV200 genome:
- the LOC107001772 gene encoding uncharacterized protein LOC107001772 codes for MLSAKYARENMIPYLGICLGMQIAVIKYDRSILGLQDGNSTEFDPTPTVLGVQKRIGDIPCVLDQEERIFKSKILNLQNCMM; via the exons ATGCTTTCTGCCAAATATGCCCGTGAAAACATGATTCCTTACCTGGGCATATGTCTAGGCATGCAAATTGCTGTTATCAAGTATGATAGATCCATTCTTGGGTTGCAAGATGGGAACAGTACAGAGTTTGATCCAACACCAACAGTCCTTGG GGTTCAAAAGCGCATAGGAGACATACCCTGCGTCTTGGATCAAGAAGAACGTATTTTCAAGTCAAAGATTCTAAATCTGCAAAACT GTATGATGTAA
- the LOC107001756 gene encoding uncharacterized protein LOC107001756 isoform X1, protein MLGISYGEHFLLLGATAALIGPKDLPIIARTAGRFVGRAIGYVQLARGQFESVMQQSQARQVHKELQDTMAQLEAIRHEIQTISFMNPGPLTSRLVDSINTTTANSAVENGSRKSDEESIIVEKGRQISEKERTVVTVTPEDHRSRRALTDMHSQAAAYARLAETTPLKSISVDNEGLRELTDESGNIIVLPVSAESAGLLPKRNYGAKGSDIMLEAILEAEVANNAKEFFSQPPNQVKSE, encoded by the exons atgCTTGGAATTTCATATGGAGAGCATTTTCTCTTGCTTGGCGCTACTGCTGCTCTTATTG GACCTAAAGATCTGCCAATCATAGCACGAACAGCAGGCAGATTTGTTGGGCGTGCAATTGGTTATGTTCAATTAGCCCGTGGTCAGTTTGAAAGTGTCATGCAGCAGTCGCAAGCTCGCCAG GTTCATAAGGAACTGCAAGATACCATGGCTCAACTGGAAGCCATACGTCATGAAATTCAGACAATTTCTTTTATGAATCCTGGTCCATTGACATCGAGGCTTGTAGACAGCATCAACACAACAACTGCAAATAGTGCtg TTGAAAATGGATCTCGAAAATCTGATGAAGAGAGCATCATTGTTGAAAAGGGACGTCAAATATCCGAGAAGGAGCGTACGGTAGTAACTGTCACACCTGAG GATCATCGTTCAAGGAGAGCTTTGACCGACATGCACAGCCAAGCCGCTGCATATGCTAGATTGGCTGAAACGACACCTTTGAAATCCATTTCTGTAGATAATGAAGGTCTGAGAGAGCTGACTGATGAATCTGGCAATATTATTGTGCTCCCCGTCTCTGCAGAGAGTGCAGGGTTGTTGCCAAAACGTAATT ATGGAGCAAAGGGGTCTGACATTATGTTAGAAGCGATACTGGAGGCAGAAGTGGCAAATAATGCCAAAGAGTTCTTCTCGCAGCCACCAAACCAAGTAAAAAGTGAATGA
- the LOC107001756 gene encoding uncharacterized protein LOC107001756 isoform X2 yields the protein MLGISYGEHFLLLGATAALIGPKDLPIIARTAGRFVGRAIGYVQLARGQFESVMQQSQARQVHKELQDTMAQLEAIRHEIQTISFMNPGPLTSRLVDSINTTTANSAVENGSRKSDEESIIVEKGRQISEKERTDHRSRRALTDMHSQAAAYARLAETTPLKSISVDNEGLRELTDESGNIIVLPVSAESAGLLPKRNYGAKGSDIMLEAILEAEVANNAKEFFSQPPNQVKSE from the exons atgCTTGGAATTTCATATGGAGAGCATTTTCTCTTGCTTGGCGCTACTGCTGCTCTTATTG GACCTAAAGATCTGCCAATCATAGCACGAACAGCAGGCAGATTTGTTGGGCGTGCAATTGGTTATGTTCAATTAGCCCGTGGTCAGTTTGAAAGTGTCATGCAGCAGTCGCAAGCTCGCCAG GTTCATAAGGAACTGCAAGATACCATGGCTCAACTGGAAGCCATACGTCATGAAATTCAGACAATTTCTTTTATGAATCCTGGTCCATTGACATCGAGGCTTGTAGACAGCATCAACACAACAACTGCAAATAGTGCtg TTGAAAATGGATCTCGAAAATCTGATGAAGAGAGCATCATTGTTGAAAAGGGACGTCAAATATCCGAGAAGGAGCGTACG GATCATCGTTCAAGGAGAGCTTTGACCGACATGCACAGCCAAGCCGCTGCATATGCTAGATTGGCTGAAACGACACCTTTGAAATCCATTTCTGTAGATAATGAAGGTCTGAGAGAGCTGACTGATGAATCTGGCAATATTATTGTGCTCCCCGTCTCTGCAGAGAGTGCAGGGTTGTTGCCAAAACGTAATT ATGGAGCAAAGGGGTCTGACATTATGTTAGAAGCGATACTGGAGGCAGAAGTGGCAAATAATGCCAAAGAGTTCTTCTCGCAGCCACCAAACCAAGTAAAAAGTGAATGA